The Argentina anserina chromosome 5, drPotAnse1.1, whole genome shotgun sequence genome includes the window TAAGAAActaagaagcaatgcaagtgcAGAGTTGGGCATACATTATAACATTGTTTTAGGGGTTATACAAAATGGAATAGAGAGCCAAATATCCGGCAAATTAGGGGCAAGTCAAAATTGTAGATCCATACAACATTGTTATAAAACAAGGTGTCACATGCCCCCCTCCAGAGATCTACCTTTGcaaatacaaataaaatagcACATAGTCAGCAAGTAAATTCCTCATGTACGAAGGAAAATTCCCAAGATTATGGAGTTTTATTCTTCAGAACATGGAGTGGGTATCTGTCCCAATATCCCATCGTTTTCGAAAGTAACAAGGAGTCATTTACATTGGTAAAATGGTATTCTTCACTTAAGAAAAtgtattttggttttttttgttcGCTATTAATATTATCATATATTACTTTGAGCTACAAAGTatacatttttattttgtacaAGATTTCATAATGTTGGCGTTTTCTTTTATGTAGGGTAAATTTCGGTAAATTTCGCTACGTCAGGTCGAAATTTTTTGGCTGTAATTGACCGTTGAATCAATCATATTAGTTTTGAAGTTAGGAAAACAACTCCCACACTGATGGCCAGATAATGCAAAAATTATTTGCCGATAATCCACTTTAGTAATGAACTTGAACTTAGatttaagaaagaaaaaaaaaggaggtgATGAATTTGAACTGGGTTTTTAGAGGCTAATTATTGCCGAAATTGAACTAAAAACCACCAATGCAGATTGGTGATGGGGACTAGTGTGGTGGTTGGTGTTTCAGTGAGAAAGTGACACCACTATGCTAATGTGTGATTATAATTTTGAGCTAACCATTTGGATAAATATTGATGTACAGCACCATGACTTGAAATCatataaaatcaaaaaattAGAGCATCAAATTGAAATCAGTTGATATACTATTATTGTATCTCAACATGTCCAATACGAAATTCTACGCACCTAAGACTAGGTAACACCTATTTTCCGATTATATAGACAATACAGTAGGAAGAAATGACCAAATTCTGTGATCTAGGATTCTAGatagtaaaatgaaaacactaaaaaactaaaataaaagataatatATTAAGCTTTCACCTTCAGTTTTCAAATGAGTAGCAACTTGTTGTTTGTACTTGATGCTTCTATATTGTTCATTAGTTTTCGAATTAGTTCTAGCCCAAAATAGATTCTCTACTAGGAAAGAagaaagtaaaacaaaacaaaactcgtGACAATAAACGTTAAAGTAATTTAGagtcaatatatttttttttttaccaaaatgATGATTCTTCCAGTAAAAAGCCAGAAGACGAATACATGAGAGAGACCAATAGTCCAATACCAGTAAGCCTTCTCTTTCGTTGAAAGACCACCTCTTCCTTCTTCCTTCTTCCTTCTTCGTGGCTTTCTTCTCTCCCCTGCAAATTGTCTCTTAAAATAAGCGTGTTGGGGGGAATTACAGCAGCGGTGGCCTTTCTGCATGGTAAGACCTTGCGTGCTCATTAGTACAGTATAGTTGGAGCCTTGCATTTATTATATGCAAGAATTCATAAAAACTAGTATATTTatcctccctctctctctctctctcatgacATAGTATTCACTGTTCAGCTTTCACGAGCTCTGTCTGTCGTGATTGGATCGGTACAAAATctccccttctctctctttctctctctctgagcATAGTTAGCAAAGTGGGGAGAGGAAGTGAGATGTAAGTAAGCCAAGACCGAACCCCAGTTCAAGGATTGATGATTCATTCATACAAGAGTTTCTAGTTTCTAGCTCTTCTCTTTTTGTGTCTTTGGAGTTGGGTTTCTGGTTTTCCCCCAATTAAAGAGGTActgtttttttcttcaactACTTCTGAGTTGGACTACATTTGGCTTTCATGTTGAGTGAGTTTTGATACTGTTTTGGAATTTTTGGGGTGGTTGTGGGTTTGATCTTAAATGGGTTTTGGTCATTTTCTTTATCTGGGTTTGTTTTGTGATTCTGTGTATAAATTTTTTGGTAAAGAAATGAGCTTGACTTTTTTTGGTAAGAGCTCATTTGGGAAACTCAGTGAAAGTGATCCAAATCTTTAGCTTTGTGGAAATGTAATCCTTTGCTATTCCCTTTAGTATTGTGTAAATCACTTTGTTCTgcttttttggttttctgggATTATTCTTTACAATTGATTCTGAGGAAAGTATAaaccttttatttttcatggaGTTGAATCATAAATTGGGTCTCTTGGTGTTGGGTTAATGGATCTAGTAATGGAATTATGGTACTTTAGGGATAACATTCTGTTCTTTCCTTTATTGAAGCTTGTTGGGTGGAAACTTAATTCTggattttgatgaaatttcGAATCTTTATGTTTCAACTGTTTCAATGAAGTTCTggagaaattaaagaaaaacttttTTGGATGGAGACGTGGTCTGGGACTTATTGGTGCAATTTCTTGGGATTTTGAAGGGAAGTACTTATCTGGGGTTCTTTATATGCAAAGTCTTGTTAAAATACTTAGTTTTTTCTGGGATTTCTGTTTGTCATATTTTAGGTTGTTTCATCTTGTTCTTCTCTTGTTTGAGCTTTACTGGTTTTCTTTTAATTGTATATTCTCTTTCTCATATATAACAAATTCTTGTTGCTTGGTCATCAGTAATCTTGAAGTGGAAAAATGGCCAGGCCTTTGCATCGAGGGGCACGGATCTCGGGTGGGAGCAATGATTTTGATTCTCAAATGAAAGATAAAACAGATAAAGATGATTCGGATAAAAGAGCTTCGTATGATCATAACAATTTGGCATTTAAAATTCCGGTTGGACTACTTTTGGAGGAAATTTCTCCCTCAAAACAGGGAGTTAGTGAAAATGGCTTTGCATCAGAGCCCTTATTAGCTGTCACTCCTAGAAGTAGGCACAAGTTAGCTCTGCTGTTGTTGAAACTAAGTTTAGTATTGATTGTTATTTTTGCTCTTACTGGATCCTTTTGGTGGACAATCTCCATTTCCACCACTTCAAGAGGTCACATATACCATGGCTATCGACGACTCCAGCAACAACTTGTTTCTGACTTATGGCACATTGGTGAGCTTTCTCTTGGTTCTTCACGATTGAGAGATATAGATTTTTGTCCTCAGGATTTTGAAAATCATGTCCCCTGCTTTAATGTTTCGGAGAATCTTGCCTTGGGTTTGTCTGATGGCAATGAGTATGACCGGAACTGTGGGCAAGCAATGAGGCAAAATTGTTTAGTTCTACCACCTGTGAATTACAAGATTCCTCTAAGGTGGCCTACTGGTAAAGATGTCATCTGGTCTACAAATGTAAAATTAACAGCTCAGGAAGTACTTTCCTCCGGAAGCATGACAAAGAGGTAATCAtggatttttcttcttttccaatTGCGTTGTTTTGAACTGTCTTCATCTTTGCTTTAATTTCAATATTCATTGCGCTTTCATAGGATGATGATGTTGGAAGAGGAACAAATTTCATTCCGTTCAGCCTCGTTGATGTTTGATGGAGTTGAAGATTACTCGCATCAAATTGCAGAAATGATAGGGCTCAGAAATGAATCTAACTTCATCCAAGCTGGGGTAAGTGTATTCTAATTTTTGTTCACTTCTTGATCATTGACAGAAGATCTTGTATGCTTTTATTATATCCATGATAGAATACACGTGTTATCTTCGCTTTTAGATATAAGGGTGCACTATGTGTAGTTTGTATTTCTGTCCATGATAGCCTGGTATTCTTGTCACACTGAACTTAAATTCTTACTATGTCTGAATTTATGAATATAAATTTTACATCGATTCACAGGTGAGAACCATCTTGGATATAGGATGTGGCTATGGTAGTTTCGGAGCACATCTCTTTTCTAAACAGCTCCTAACTATGTGCATTGCAAACTATGAGCCTTCAGGAAGTCAAGTGCAGTTAACTCTTGAAAGGGGTCTCCCTGCTATGATTGGTTCTTTCACTTCAAAACAGTTACCATACCCATCTCTCTCTTTTGATATGTTGCATTGTGCAAGATGTGGCATTGATTGGGAGCAACGAGGTATTagtctgtatcttttcattacagAGTGCTACTTTGATAGGCCCTCTATATTTTCAGGTTTCtatatctccatgcttagttgGTATATCCGTAAACTCAGTCATTTTAGGTGGGATACACTACTCAAATGTAGAATCAACACTAGAAATAATCCATAGCCGCAAGACATAAGCACTTTAAAATCAGCACAAGTAATGATCCATAGCCACAAAAACATAAGCACTTGCTTCTTTGTGTTGAAATACTATTCTGTTAGCATGTGTTGCAATTCACTAGGTCCCTCTTCAGTGGATAATATTTATACAACTTAATTAGTAATACTTTGTGGATAATTGGTTGGATTAGGTATTGACGTTGGACCGATGCGAACTATTTGTAAAACCACTATTGTAATAATAAACATTAAAAGAATTCTAATTTACATAAAAATGTTGTTGGGATGCACAACCTTCATTTGCACAGAATTTAGCATTTCTGGACTGTGTTTGAGCTCCTTTTGTGAATTTCTGGCTCTGGATGGCTATTAAACTTGGAATTCTGTGTGAAACTGTTAAATGTCACAGATGGGATTTTCTTGATTGAAGCTGATAGACTTTTGAAGCCTGGTGGATACTTTGTCTGGACATCACCTATTACCAATGCTCAGACATTTCTTCGCAATAAAGTGAATAAGAAAAGGTGGGATATAGTGCATGATTTTGCAGAAAATCTCTGCTGGGAAATGGTATCGCAGCAAGATGAAACAGTTGTATGGAAAAAGACAAGTAAAAAGAATTGTTACAGTTCACGGTAATGAAACCAACATTTattgtttctatttttcttttcatttcctttttgttttatgttggTTCCAAGAGAGCCCAAGGGTGAAAAAAATCGCTATAGTTACATTGCATATGCAAATGAATAAATGTCGCAACTAATTTATAGTACAAACTGCTTGGTTCTTTAGGAAACCTGTTTCAGGGCCCCCTCTATGCAGTAAAGGCCATGATATTGAATCACCATATTACCGACCACTCCAAGCCTGCATTGGAGGAACACAGAACCGCCGATGGATTCCCATTGAACAAAGAGCAACATGGCCTTCTAGGGCTAACCTGAACAAGAGTGAACTTGCTATATATGGTAATCTCTATGTTCTTCATACAGCTTTTACAGTGTCAACTGTGAAAAGATAAAAGAACTTGATGAACTTGCTGATACAGCTTGGGCCTCGATCTGTGGTGCTTTGATCCTGTTCATTTTGGTTTTGGTCGTATTCTTAACGTTAGTGGTATAATGTTTGTTCAGGATTGCACCAAGAAGAACTTACTGAGGACGGTGAAACCTGGAAAATGGCAGTCCGTAATTATTGGTCTCTTCTATCACCATTAATATTCTCAGATCATCCAAAGAGGCCTGGTGATGAGGATCCTTCACCTCCATATAACATGCTTAGAAATGTACTAGACATGAATGCACGATTTGGTGGATTAAATTCTGCACTATTGGAAGCTGGAAAGTCTGTCTGGGTCATGAATGTTGTCCCAACAAACGGTCCCAATTATATACCCTTGATCCTGGACAGGGGCTTT containing:
- the LOC126796222 gene encoding probable pectin methyltransferase QUA2 produces the protein MARPLHRGARISGGSNDFDSQMKDKTDKDDSDKRASYDHNNLAFKIPVGLLLEEISPSKQGVSENGFASEPLLAVTPRSRHKLALLLLKLSLVLIVIFALTGSFWWTISISTTSRGHIYHGYRRLQQQLVSDLWHIGELSLGSSRLRDIDFCPQDFENHVPCFNVSENLALGLSDGNEYDRNCGQAMRQNCLVLPPVNYKIPLRWPTGKDVIWSTNVKLTAQEVLSSGSMTKRMMMLEEEQISFRSASLMFDGVEDYSHQIAEMIGLRNESNFIQAGVRTILDIGCGYGSFGAHLFSKQLLTMCIANYEPSGSQVQLTLERGLPAMIGSFTSKQLPYPSLSFDMLHCARCGIDWEQRDGIFLIEADRLLKPGGYFVWTSPITNAQTFLRNKVNKKRWDIVHDFAENLCWEMVSQQDETVVWKKTSKKNCYSSRKPVSGPPLCSKGHDIESPYYRPLQACIGGTQNRRWIPIEQRATWPSRANLNKSELAIYGLHQEELTEDGETWKMAVRNYWSLLSPLIFSDHPKRPGDEDPSPPYNMLRNVLDMNARFGGLNSALLEAGKSVWVMNVVPTNGPNYIPLILDRGFVGVLHDWCEPFPTYPRTYDMVHAHGLLSIETDQQRRCTILDLFTEIDRLLRPEGWVIIHDKASLIESARALTTGLKWDARVVDLESNSDEKLLICQKPFFKKQAIQ